The genomic window GAGAATTTTCCGGGCAAAGTTCTGCAATTCGCCGGTATAACCAACCGTGCCTTCGGCCTTGCCGCCCAGATACTCCGTAAATTCCGGACGCCATTGGAAAATCTGCGCGCGGCCCATGGTGCCGTATCCGGCAAGGGGGTTGATCAATTCCGGCATGGGTTTGCTGTTGGCATGATAATTGAGTTCTACCATGTCGCGCACTTCCAGCCAGCATTCCATTCCGGCCAGCATGAAATATTCAGACATCTGGAAGCCGGGCCCCTGGCAGGCGTTCATGTTCATGACGCCGACCGCGCCGTCCTTGAACCGCACTGAAATCGCATAGGCAAAATTGGCGCGTTCCATGTTGTCGGACTTATGCCGCTGAAAAACGTTCAAGGCGGCGTAAATCTCGGACACATCGCCTCCGAAGAAACGGATCAAATCAAAAATATGGACCGCCTGGCCGATCAGATAGGCGCGCTCCGGCTCCTTGATGCCCCAGATGGCCGGATAGCGGCCGTTGCAGAATCGGACTTCAAGCGCGGTCGGCCGGCCGAATTCCTTTTTGGAGGCAATTCCCTTGGCCATGCGGTAGGCGGTTGAACTGCGTTTCATGAAAGCCATGGCGCCATACAAATTCCTCTTCTGCGCATATTCCGCCAATTCCAGCGCCGCCTCATACGTCAACGCGGACGGTTTTTCAACAAAGATCGGCAGGCCGGCATCCAGACACCTTTTCCCTATTTCATAATG from Kiritimatiellia bacterium includes these protein-coding regions:
- a CDS encoding Gfo/Idh/MocA family oxidoreductase, whose amino-acid sequence is MNRETKSAKIAFVGCGGHATGNLYPAIHTIPEIDLVAVCDQKKELAERNARNFGARRLYTDLDAMFKQEKLDGAIVVGPPQMHYEIGKRCLDAGLPIFVEKPSALTYEAALELAEYAQKRNLYGAMAFMKRSSTAYRMAKGIASKKEFGRPTALEVRFCNGRYPAIWGIKEPERAYLIGQAVHIFDLIRFFGGDVSEIYAALNVFQRHKSDNMERANFAYAISVRFKDGAVGVMNMNACQGPGFQMSEYFMLAGMECWLEVRDMVELNYHANSKPMPELINPLAGYGTMGRAQIFQWRPEFTEYLGGKAEGTVGYTGELQNFARKILGLDELRANLFDGAKALQIAEAIWESSQSGKTVKIK